The DNA window acaatatcgttgattcgattcACCATCAAACGAGTCGGACTAACAAAAACATCTGGTTGAATCGACTAACAaagtttgtcggacgagtttttctgttcgcaggagtagacttgttgacagaacccaccgctggattgtcaaacaaacgtctaatgggtTGCCTAATAACAGACTAGCTGACCGCTACGAACATGGTATCCGCGTAAGGTGGCATCTCGGAGTGATAGTAAGACTGTCACTAGAAAGTCTAAccgaagactggcaactctacccagaatctggagacagtaactgCAACgtcacttgcgggtaaaggtagtacttcccatagtaatgcacacacacatatatacttttacattaagcttcctaccttcctccaatagaaacgctgtaacctctgtcacttctcgtttgtatggggctgggacgggacctgcggattcgtgttttcttattctttctttttgtttgttatatcTTACTTCTTCGATTCACACACACTAATACTTGGTGTAGTTCAAGAAATGACATGACTTTTTTAAAGAACAAACaagaattctagagaaaattttcaataggacgtaacattgagagcctctctttgtttactttctctttcgtttattacgacgtcattacaacactttgcactaattttccagtacatatcgaaaggcgacggtttttactagaatattatgcaaagagtttagtagtaaatgttgaaatggccgagtaattaacaggagagaaagaccccaaagagaatctctcattgttacttacgtcctattgaaaattttctctagaattgaactttcaaattttttttgtgaatccaTTATCATGGAGTGCAAGGTCAAAAATTGCGGTCGAAGTAAAGCGAAAAATCCGGAGATGACTTTTCACCATTTTCCGGTGAAACCCGATTTGTGAGAACAGTGTTCACAAGAATTACCGATCTCGAAATTAATGAAAGCACTATCATCTCCACTATTATTATTGATCTGattaatttattgaaatatttgaaaaaaagtttagcgtttacttaatttcaaatagAATACTCCCCATATTAATCACTCTGAGGACAGCCGGTTCAATCTGACATTTGCGTGCTGGATCAATTTGACacgcgttttttttctttccgcaggtcccgtcccaggtatgggggaaggaaagagatatcagtcttcttaatgtGTAGTCTTCGGTCTAACGCAAAGTGGCGCGTGGCACGGCAGAGTTGCTATCGCTGCAATTTAGTTCAGGTCCCTGCTAGGCGTCCATTTTTTCCTAGCTAAGATCTGCCTtagttaaaattaaaacaacccATTGCAAGAACATGAACCTAGAAGCGGCTAGGCCAAtaatatgttgactactgtgaACGTATGTATATCGCTATAGCGGATGACAGAGATGACACCACCTTGGTTTAGCTGTCTCTAAAATCCCTAATAGAAGTGATGGAAGTTCGGCGTGGTAGGGCTGACCACCGGGTCTGCTTCAATCGCCACCTCAATTTTCGAAGATGTTGCAAGTGATGACGAAGACTGCGAGTAGAGAACGACGAACTAGCCACCGACTGGCGGTTGATCACAACGAGGCGTCGACGATGCATATTGGGAAGTGGGATGATTGCAAAGTTATATTGTAAACGTCCAACGGAATGTCCCAAGGCAGATGACTTGCTGTCATACTGCGTAAGTGATTATACCGGCCACAGTTCGACTACGGAGTTGATTAATATGCTAGCATAGCATTCGGCGATCCTCCACCCAGATATCACCGATTTTTTCGACAATCACACCTGGAGATAATTTCCAGCTGTTTCTTGTACGCACTTTGGCAAACATCAGAGCATCTCGAATCAAACATTTCATCAGACTTTTCTACTTCTTGATTGGCTTCGTTACTGTCACAAGAAGTTACCGAAGTAAAGACAAGTTCTAACCTGGCGATCAAACAAAACTTCAGTCGGAGATTTTCCTTCAGAAGCTGATCGGTTGGGTGTGCTTCTATATGAGAGCAAAAACATGATTCAGTGATTGATTCTCTCCTAACTCGTGCTCAACACTTGGCCGTTGTATTGTCTTTTGATGTACTCGATGTCGTTGACAGCGCCAATACTCAGCAAATTCCGCGCCCGTAAATTCGGTGTCATTGTTGGATACAAAAATTACTGGCATACCGAGTCTAGGAGAAAGTCTACGTAGAATACTGTTTGTAGCCGCATTGGTGATTCGTCTAGCTTGAACGATCTCCTGGTCACTTAGAGTACGATTCTCCATCATTGGGACCGGAAAAGTTTACGTGAATGCGCTGCCATAGGCCAAATTCTTCGTCCATAGCACAGAAGCAGCACAAGGAGAAGATCTACTAACACGTCGTCACGTAACCGATGACATCGTCATCTATGGAGGGTTACTAGACATAGCGTCTGGTGATTGCTTTCATCCTCTACCTGGCCGGTTGTCTACGATGAAACTGATCCAAGCACCGTTTTCGATGCGTCGATGGAATACCACGTGAGTGGTTCTTGTCTGAAATGGAATCGTTTAAGCTCCGGATCAATGGATATTGATGGAGGCCAACAGAATCGTATGTACCAGAAGTTTTTAAAAAACAAGCTTGGGTACTTTGTTCTATGGCTCTGAAACGGAGAGGTAAAATTTTTACAGTATCTGCGACAATTTAAAGACCTTACATATTTTGCAAGAATGATGCTAATCTTCTTCTGACTTGACGTGCTGGTTGATTGGACGAGACAACATGTCAGCGCTGCCAAACTTGTCACTCGGCACGTACTCAAGAATCTTCTGTTTCGTCATCGTAGTGAGTCAGCAGAAGCCTCCAGGAGAGAATCTTCTTAAATCGCTCGAACGAACGAAATACTATGTTCAGGCTGATCAGATTTGAGTTATATGTTGGGTTTTCTCTCAAATGCCTTTATATTCGAAACCAATAATAAAATCTTTTCAAACGGAAGCTCGTTCTGACAATTCTTGCCGAGCGTGCCGGTTGCCCGACTGCTTTACCCACAGCAAATACTCTGAACCACTCGAATCCTAAGCAATGACAATCCTATCAATCCTTCCTATTAACAATCAACCTAACAGAGGAACAGAGCAAATCAAAGTTAGAAATACGGACCAGCACCGATAGTAGAAGCATTTGCATTAATTGCGATTATTTACATCCCGAATGGAAACTAGAACATAAAGAAAAACCTGTAACAATCAAACATTTGTGTGTACCTCtctgccaaaaaaatcgaacaaaaaatacaaaaaaaagttGTACTTGGTAAAACTAAAAGCTCAAAACTAATACCATGTGTTTAAAAATAtggaatcaattaaaaaataatgattaACAAAATATCGTTTGAAAAGAGTAACATACACACATGTAAGTATATAGGATTAAATGTGATAAATGATAACAGTACATTGTATTATGATGGAACATACCTACACACATAACAGCCACCAAACAACACCTGGACAAAGACGTACTTAACAAGACAGCACTTATAATAAAGAGACATTAACAACTTCCGCCGGCTGGACAATTTCTTTTTGATGAGTAAGTAGAGAAATCCTGTTGTGATCTGCGTTAGAAATATTTAttaacaaaagtgttttttttcacgaGAAATATTTGATCAGTAACTAGACCAAATTACTGAATTGGCGTCTTTTTTATTATAgcctccgagaaactgatagcACTGATAACTGATATCCGAACTAAGTAGGAAATAGAACTGTTGTTTTAATCGATTTTAGCAGGAAGCAACTTGGCGTTAGTCGGCGCTAAATTtgaaaggttttcttccatttaattccactgtttttatagttaaatgaacttgcacttcactatttaacagataccggtatttcgattactacttgtaattcccagcttgtaatcttcttcagtgttcgcATCAGTCTTACCTATTTCTTTTCGGGTCAACCGCATGACAActtgtttcatgattttttctcCTACTCTGTATTAGATTCCTGCTCTCAGACTAGATCATTTTTCTACAATCGCTGAAAAGCTCTTCAAATAGATTCaatgttgttttatttaacttaTCAGGAGCCATAActcgaatttgaaaatttggaatTAGTTGCTGATCAAACACATCCGTAATAAGttcataaaatttacattttattcattgcGAAGTAGAAGCGAAGAAATGCAGTAAAATTCACTAAATTATATGGCATCAAAGATTCGTTGAATCCACTAAATCTTATAACTTAAAATCAACCTAATATATAGAAGAGAGCGAATAGATGGCAACCTAAAGTGAGAATTTTGGTGTTCAATTGTTTACCCTAGAATGTACGGTAAAGTTTCCCTATATGCAGTTTGGTAAAATTGCTCCCACCCCGAGCCCGAACCGACTGAGATTCACGTCAGCTGTATCGCCTTCAGCTCATCCAGTTCGTCCTCGTACACGATCCGTCGTCAAAATTCTTCCGGCTGCTCTGGTTGCAGCTCACACGGTCGTCGGAATTCCTGACCGCGTTCGTGGATCCATTTGTTCGATACTGGAAAGCAGTAATTCGCAGGATTATTTTAAACCGAAATTAATGAAGCTGCTCGCACTTACCCCATTTGGTGCCGGTGAGAACGGGACAGGCAGCATGACGTGTGGCAAAGTCGCCATTTCCCGATGGATGCAGGTTATGCCAGAAGGCGGCTGTTCCCTTCTTCGGCAGCAGGGCTACCCGTATGCTGGGGAACACGGTGGCGCCGCCTTGCGCCACGTCGCTCATCTAAAATGGAGACATCGCAAAATGAAATTAAACATTATCAATATGCCGTTTTTGGTATCGTACGTAAAATGATAAATAAAATTTCTTTTCTGAAATAGAATTCATAGCGTCTAACCATCTCCATCCCCGTCTTTCATCCAACCATCTTCATCCCCATTCTATTACTGAGCTATTTAACTgttaacacagagaacagacatagaagctaaaacaaactttccctaaaaacctgtgtaaacatttaaatgaaaatacgttgaaaatcaacatcgcatacaggttcgcatgcgtgaatcaccattgtatccaagtttgcacacaagtcccgtatagcgattgctgggcgatcgaagcgccgaccagtggcaagttgctacttgttgttgtcatttcaaagcgacggttttatttctcacacaagttgaaaactttacttgtatgtcagttctcagtgctgtTAAATATACTAAACCAGTAAACTCGATAGCGCCAACCAGTCATGAAGACATCCGAAACTATGAGAATAGACCACGTCAATTGAAGACGAACCCGGACTATCAAGGATTGAAAAAATGACGTGTTCTTGTCCCCAACTTTTTGAAAGTGCCATTTAAGCAAAGATCATTCTGGTTGATCATAAGAAACATcctactcagaccaaacaatgCGCATTTCCCCTGCTTATAATACTTACTAGCAATCAGTTCCTAGCTAATGAAATTGAACATTACAGAGTGTTACAATTTGAAAGACATTTACGACCTTTTGTCGTAGACGATTGAACCTGGCTAATGAGACTAGCATCATATCTCGGTGTGAGTTGAGGAACAATTTCATTTAACAAATAATACAACTTACGTAGAACAACACCGTCGCAATTCGATTCCCCGTCCCGAGGCTCTTGAAAGCGTTCTTCTCTTCCCGTCGGGCAAAATCAAAGTGTGGCTCGTAGTGGCCACCAATTCCATAATTCACCACCTGCAGCTCCTCTGCTGTCGACATCACCAGATCGGTCATATCCTCCACCCGTTGGCCGATCGCCTTGATGTACGGGTGCTCCTCGTCCTTTAGCCACGCCGACTTGCTGATTCGGTAGGTGGCCACCTCCAGCTCGCCGGTTTTATAGTTCTGTACCGTTGCCCGGCGGAACCGTGGTTTGGCTAGTCGCTTAATCACTTCAATTTCCTTATCGGACATCACATCGTGGTAGATGACAATGTACGGCTTAAGGTGAGCTTCCTCCAGCTTAAGAGGTGCAATCTTCAGGAATGCAGATTTGTTCGTTACGTATCGACACCTCAGCTTGGAGGTGTCCGCTACGGTTCGATTGGCTTCGCCCCGACACAGTTGCTCGTAAAGTTTGCGCTCCGAGCTGTCGTACACGTTGGGGCCGTTATCGGTGCGGAATTGCTGTGATAGAATAATGAGACTTCAATAAATTTGTAACTTACGGTGATAATACACATGACTTACGATGGTTGTATCTACCGGGACGTCCTCGCTACCGTCGTCTCCTCGAAGTGCTTTCTGGTTAGCTTCCTTTTCTAGTTCCTTTTCGTAGTAGGCCTTGTTTCCGACGGCTCGCTCATGGTTTGGCACAAGTTCCAACAGTTCGTTGGTCATCAGGAGAGCGGTTTGCATGTTTCCTGGAACGAATTATCGTAgtaatattaataataaaacaaacatcattcgttttttttttattcgattgtAGAAATTTTAACCTTTAGGTCATCCGCCTCTTTGCGGAATTGA is part of the Topomyia yanbarensis strain Yona2022 chromosome 1, ASM3024719v1, whole genome shotgun sequence genome and encodes:
- the LOC131680328 gene encoding prolyl 4-hydroxylase subunit alpha-1-like, giving the protein MNLNQSHIMATILTILLLVLAATLRPARSELFTALADMEELMETEAVLMTNLEKYIRVQEEKLEQLRLRSAEYQREHAEAAKDISTYLSNPVNAFLLTKRLTTDWREVENLMSYDVGADFLENVTNYRDVLKFPSDEDLNGAAVALMRLQDTYNLDTASVARGELNGVQYSTEMSAGDCFELGRQTYLNGDYYHTMLWMREAMDRLSQEVNRTTTKADVLEYLAFSTFKQGNMQTALLMTNELLELVPNHERAVGNKAYYEKELEKEANQKALRGDDGSEDVPVDTTIQFRTDNGPNVYDSSERKLYEQLCRGEANRTVADTSKLRCRYVTNKSAFLKIAPLKLEEAHLKPYIVIYHDVMSDKEIEVIKRLAKPRFRRATVQNYKTGELEVATYRISKSAWLKDEEHPYIKAIGQRVEDMTDLVMSTAEELQVVNYGIGGHYEPHFDFARREEKNAFKSLGTGNRIATVLFYMSDVAQGGATVFPSIRVALLPKKGTAAFWHNLHPSGNGDFATRHAACPVLTGTKWVSNKWIHERGQEFRRPCELQPEQPEEF